In Deinococcus taeanensis, one DNA window encodes the following:
- a CDS encoding FadR/GntR family transcriptional regulator, translating to MTLTPVKKQKLPDSVANRLLEVVRSGELGPGGRLPAERTLAAQLGVSRASLRNALSRLELMGVLEVRQGDGTFIRAADTETLSLPFQGLLRSLPQTAQDLLEFRQILEPEAAALAAMRATSEQIASLRTCLEQQHVTATRGMKLSEDDLKFHALIAQMVGNTVILRVLETLQHLMQQLRTHTLKGDRPELTLQEHILILTAIEARDPAAARAAMAGHLATVVRTAAQAPQGPSQGEAHA from the coding sequence TTGACATTGACTCCCGTCAAAAAGCAGAAACTGCCTGACAGCGTCGCCAACCGCCTGCTCGAGGTGGTCCGCAGCGGCGAACTCGGTCCCGGTGGCCGGCTCCCGGCCGAGCGTACCCTCGCCGCCCAGCTGGGCGTGTCGCGCGCCAGCCTCCGCAACGCCCTCTCCCGCCTGGAACTCATGGGCGTGCTTGAAGTCCGTCAGGGTGACGGCACGTTCATCCGCGCCGCCGACACGGAAACGCTCAGCCTGCCGTTCCAGGGACTGCTGCGCAGCCTGCCTCAGACCGCGCAGGACCTCCTGGAGTTCCGGCAGATTCTTGAACCCGAAGCGGCCGCTCTCGCCGCCATGCGCGCCACCAGTGAACAGATCGCCAGTCTCCGCACCTGCCTGGAGCAGCAGCACGTCACGGCCACGCGCGGCATGAAACTCTCCGAAGACGACCTGAAATTCCACGCGCTGATCGCCCAGATGGTCGGCAATACCGTCATCCTGCGCGTCCTGGAGACGCTGCAGCACCTCATGCAGCAACTGCGCACGCACACCCTCAAAGGTGACCGCCCCGAACTGACCCTCCAGGAACACATCCTCATCCTGACCGCCATCGAAGCGCGCGATCCTGCGGCGGCGCGCGCCGCCATGGCCGGTCACCTCGCAACTGTTGTCCGCACCGCTGCACAAGCCCCTCAAGGACCCTCTCAAGGAGAAGCCCATGCGTAA
- a CDS encoding ABC transporter substrate-binding protein has product MRKHALLLTLALMGAAAAQTVTVGLDADPPRLDPALSTALVDRQVLNQIFDKLVDLDQNLKIVPALAKSWKVTNGGLTYTFTLRTDVKFHDGTPFNAAAVKYTLERNMTLEGSGRKNELSSVKEVKVVNPSTVQITLKQPYAPLLAVLSDRAGMIVSPTAAQKAGENFQNAPVGAGAFEFVSRKRQDNITLAANPSYWDGKPKIDKLVYRPFPDGDVRAANLLSGAVQVITPIDPKDISKLDKNAKFDVMNYPGLGFQGIWFNVTRAPFNSKAVRQAVAATIDREAVAKVVFYDTVVPAAGPFPPGTPAASKTAQPPKANVTFARQKLAGKPLTFTMLTAPGSVNTQLAQLYQAMFAQAGINAKIEQVEFGTLLDRADRKDFDALMLGWSGRPDPDGNIYDFFVTGGTNNQAGYSNKEVDALLARARTQTNLSSRVATYNVALGKIREDSPYIWVYHQSNLVATVKGLTGLKPIPDGIVRFKDADLK; this is encoded by the coding sequence ATGCGTAAACATGCCCTACTGCTCACCCTGGCCCTGATGGGCGCCGCCGCCGCACAGACCGTCACCGTCGGTCTGGACGCCGATCCGCCCCGCCTCGACCCGGCCCTGTCCACCGCCCTGGTCGACCGTCAGGTGTTGAACCAGATCTTCGACAAACTCGTTGATCTCGACCAGAACCTCAAGATCGTGCCGGCACTCGCGAAATCCTGGAAGGTCACGAATGGCGGCCTGACCTACACCTTCACGCTGCGCACCGACGTGAAATTCCACGACGGCACGCCGTTCAACGCCGCGGCCGTGAAGTACACGCTTGAGCGCAACATGACCCTGGAAGGGTCCGGCCGGAAGAACGAACTCAGTTCGGTCAAGGAAGTCAAGGTCGTCAACCCGTCCACCGTGCAGATCACCCTCAAGCAGCCGTACGCGCCGCTGCTCGCCGTCCTGAGTGACCGCGCGGGGATGATCGTTTCTCCCACCGCGGCGCAGAAAGCCGGAGAGAACTTCCAGAACGCCCCGGTCGGCGCCGGCGCCTTCGAGTTCGTCAGCCGCAAACGGCAGGACAACATCACGCTCGCCGCGAACCCCAGCTACTGGGACGGCAAGCCGAAAATCGACAAGCTCGTCTACCGGCCCTTCCCGGACGGCGATGTCCGCGCGGCGAACCTGCTGTCCGGCGCCGTTCAGGTCATCACCCCCATAGATCCCAAAGACATCAGCAAGCTGGACAAGAACGCCAAGTTCGACGTCATGAACTACCCTGGCCTGGGCTTCCAGGGCATCTGGTTCAACGTCACCCGCGCGCCGTTCAATAGCAAAGCGGTCCGCCAGGCCGTCGCCGCCACCATCGACCGGGAGGCCGTGGCGAAAGTCGTGTTCTACGACACCGTCGTGCCCGCCGCGGGGCCCTTCCCGCCCGGCACGCCCGCTGCGTCCAAGACCGCCCAGCCCCCCAAGGCGAACGTCACCTTCGCCCGCCAGAAACTGGCCGGCAAACCGCTGACCTTCACGATGCTCACTGCGCCCGGCTCGGTGAACACCCAGCTCGCGCAGCTGTACCAGGCGATGTTCGCGCAGGCTGGCATCAACGCCAAGATCGAGCAGGTGGAATTCGGCACGCTGCTTGACCGCGCCGACCGGAAAGACTTCGACGCCCTGATGCTCGGCTGGAGCGGCCGCCCTGACCCGGACGGCAACATCTACGACTTCTTCGTGACCGGCGGCACGAACAACCAGGCCGGGTACAGCAACAAGGAAGTCGATGCGCTGCTCGCCCGCGCCCGCACGCAGACGAACCTGTCTTCCCGCGTCGCGACGTACAACGTCGCACTTGGCAAGATCCGCGAGGACAGCCCCTACATCTGGGTGTATCACCAGAGCAACCTGGTGGCCACCGTCAAGGGCCTGACCGGCCTTAAGCCCATCCCGGACGGCATTGTGCGCTTCAAGGACGCCGACCTCAAGTAA